In the genome of Populus trichocarpa isolate Nisqually-1 chromosome 6, P.trichocarpa_v4.1, whole genome shotgun sequence, one region contains:
- the LOC7489129 gene encoding flotillin-like protein 4, producing the protein MLYKVASPSEYLVITGVGISDIKLAKKGWILPGQSCSVFDVSPVNYTFEVQAMSAEKLPFVLPAVFTIGPRVDDEQSLFRYAKLISPHDKLSNHVKELVQGIIEGETRVLAASMTMEEIFKGTKDFKQEVFEKVQLELNQFGLLIYNANVKQLVDVPGHEYFSYLGQKTQMEAANQARIDVAEAKMKGEIGSKQREGRTQQNAAKIDAETKIIATQRQGDGKKEEIKVKTEVKIYENHREAEVAEANADLAKKKAGWSMEAQVAEVEATKAVSLRDAELQMEVERMNALTRTEKLKAEFLSKASVEYETKVQEANWELYRKQKAAEAILYEKEKEADAQKAIADATFYSRQQVADGELYAKQKEAEGLVALAQAQGVYLRTLLDALGGNYAALRDYLMINSGMYREIAKINSDAVQGLQPKISIWTNGNSGETNDGAGAGNAMKEVAGVYKMLPPLFQTVQEQTGMLPPAWMGSLTDSSNSNVK; encoded by the exons TCTGGTGATAACCGGAGTTGGCATCTCAGACATAAAGCTTGCCAAAAAGGGATGGATCCTCCCCGGCCAGTCGTGTTCTGTCTTCGATGTTTCACCGGTCAACTACACCTTCGAAGTCCAAGCTATGAGTGCAGAGAAGCTCCCTTTTGTCCTTCCTGCTGTCTTCACTATTGGCCCTCGTGTAGATGATGAGCAAAGCCTCTTCAGATACGCGAAGCTAATATCTCCACACGACAAACTTTCTAACCATGTTAAAGAGCTTGTCCAGGGTATCATTGAAGGTGAAACTAGAGTCCTCGCTGCTTCCATGACCATGGAAGAGATTTTCAAAGGAACTAAAGACTTTAAACAGGAAGTGTTTGAGAAAGTTCAGCTTGAACTTAATCAGTTTGGattgttaatatataatgcTAATGTTAAACAACTTGTCGATGTTCCTGGGCATGAGTACTTCTCTTACTTGGGTCAAAAGACTCAAATGGAGGCTGCAAATCAAGCTAGAATTGATGTAGCAGAGGCGAAAATGAAGGGAGAGATAGGATCAAAGCAAAGGGAAGGTCGGACACAACAAAATGCGGCGAAAATCGATGCAGAAACGAAGATAATAGCGACACAACGACAAGGAGATGGGAAGAAGGAGGAGATAAAGGTGAAGACTGAGGTTAAGATTTATGAGAACCATAGAGAAGCAGAGGTTGCAGAGGCCAACGCTGATTTGGCAAAGAAGAAGGCCGGATGGTCCATGGAGGCGCAGGTGGCAGAGGTGGAAGCAACAAAGGCTGTGTCACTGAGGGATGCTGAATTGCAAATGGAGGTGGAGAGAATGAATGCTTTGACTAGAACTGAGAAGCTTAAGGCTGAGTTTCTAAGCAAGGCTAGTGTGGAGTATGAAACCAAG GTTCAAGAAGCAAACTGGGAGCTGTATAGGAAACAGAAAGCAGCAGAAGCAATTCTCTACGAAAAGGAGAAAGAGGCTGATGCACAAAAAGCAATAGCAGATGCAACATTCTATTCCAGACAACAAGTTGCTGATGGAGAACTATATGCCAAGCAAAAGGAAGCTGAAGGGCTTGTAGCACTTGCACAAGCACAAGGAGTCTATCTACGCACCCTTCTAGACGCATTAGGCGGCAATTATGCTGCATTAAGAGATTACTTAATGATCAACAGCGGAATGTATCGAGAGATTGCTAAGATAAACTCAGACGCAGTTCAAGGGCTGCAGCCAAAAATCAGCATTTGGACTAATGGAAACAGCGGGGAGACAAACGATGGAGCTGGGGCAGGCAATGCAATGAAGGAGGTTGCTGGAGTTTATAAGATGCTACCACCATTGTTTCAGACTGTTCAAGAGCAAACTGGAATGCTGCCACCGGCATGGATGGGCTCATTAACCGACTCTAGCAACTCTAATGTGAAATGA